Proteins encoded by one window of Gemmatimonadaceae bacterium:
- a CDS encoding MotA/TolQ/ExbB proton channel family protein — protein MDFSLLGLWHQMGNFAKGIVVVMAVMSIYSLTVMVSKWWNLRKAQKETIKFAPEFSQFLEEDNLTEAIRLAESYKKSHVAIVLGGALGEVKPLIADGSVTVADINSAERAVERNMLLEITNLKRGLAVLATVGATAPFVGLLGTTMGVVNSFTGMAASGSGGLAAIGGGIAEALITTAFGLLVAIPAVWAYNYFTTKIDNLTAEMTYVSKEMIDYLIKGVSGEFGRSRFTREFNAASSGGPISQ, from the coding sequence ATGGATTTCTCATTGCTCGGCCTATGGCACCAGATGGGCAACTTCGCCAAGGGCATCGTGGTCGTCATGGCGGTGATGTCCATCTACTCGCTGACGGTCATGGTCTCGAAGTGGTGGAATCTCAGAAAGGCCCAGAAGGAAACGATCAAGTTCGCGCCCGAGTTCTCGCAGTTCCTCGAGGAAGACAACCTCACCGAAGCGATCCGCCTCGCGGAGAGCTACAAGAAGTCGCACGTCGCCATCGTCCTCGGCGGCGCGCTGGGTGAAGTGAAGCCCCTCATCGCCGACGGGTCGGTCACCGTCGCCGACATCAACTCGGCGGAGCGCGCGGTCGAGCGCAACATGCTTCTCGAGATCACGAACCTGAAGCGCGGCCTCGCGGTGCTCGCCACCGTCGGTGCGACGGCGCCGTTCGTCGGGCTGCTCGGCACCACCATGGGCGTCGTGAACTCGTTCACGGGCATGGCCGCCTCCGGATCCGGCGGTCTCGCGGCGATCGGCGGTGGTATCGCCGAAGCGCTTATTACGACAGCGTTTGGTCTGTTGGTCGCGATCCCCGCCGTGTGGGCCTACAACTACTTCACGACGAAGATCGACAACCTCACGGCCGAGATGACGTACGTGTCGAAGGAAATGATCGACTACCTCATCAAGGGCGTGTCGGGCGAGTTCGGCCGGTCGCGCTTCACGCG